From Hirundo rustica isolate bHirRus1 chromosome 1, bHirRus1.pri.v3, whole genome shotgun sequence, a single genomic window includes:
- the SOCS6 gene encoding suppressor of cytokine signaling 6: MKKISLKTIRKSFNLNKSKDESDFVVVQQPSLSEFGKDDSLFGSCYGKDLASCEVNSEDEKGGKNRSKSESLMGTLKRRLSAKQKQKGKGSTPSVSSADDDTFSSSSAPITFKDVRAQRPLRSTSLRNHHYSPTPWPLRPTNSEETCIKMEVKVKALVHSSNPSPALNGVRKDFHDLQTENVFQEQTNALKSTESQNGDLHLHIDEHVPVVIGLMPQDYIQYTVPLDEGMYPLEGSRSYCLDSSSPMEVSTVSPQVGGNAFHEDESQVDQDVVVAPDIFVDQTVNGLLIGTTGVMLQSPRVNHSDVPPLSPLLPPMQNNQIQRNFNGLNGTDAHVAESMRCHLNFDPNTAPGVGRVYDSVQNSGPMVVTSLTEELKKLAKQGWYWGPITRWEAEGKLANVPDGSFLVRDSSDDRYLLSLSFRSHGKTLHTRIEHSNGRFSFYEQPDVEGHTSIVDLIEHSIRDSENGAFCYSRSRLPGSATYPVRLTNPVSRFMQVRSLQYLCRFVIRQYTRIDLIQKLPLPNKMKDYLQEKHY; encoded by the coding sequence atgaagaaaattagtCTCAAAACAATTCGCAAGTCCTTTAActtaaataaaagtaaagatGAAAGTGACTTTGTAGTGGTTCAGCAACCGTCATTAAGTGAATTTGGAAAAGATGACTCCTTGTTTGGCAGCTGCTATGGTAAAGATTTGGCTAGCTGTGAAGTCAATAGTGAAGATGAAAAAGGAGGCAAAAATAGATCAAAAAGTGAAAGTTTAATGGGTACATTAAAAAGGAGGctttcagcaaaacaaaagcagaaaggcAAAGGCAGCACACCATCTGTAAGCTCTGCAGATGATGacacattttcttcctcatctgCTCCAATAACCTTCAAAGATGTGCGAGCTcaaagacctctgagatccaCTTCCCTCCGTAATCACCATTACAGCCCAACTCCGTGGCCCCTTCGACCTACAAATTCAGAGGAAACTTGCATCAAAATGGAAGTGAAAGTCAAGGCCTTGGTCCATTCCTCTAATCCAAGCCCAGCACTGAATGGTGTTCGAAAGGACTTCCATGACTTGCAGACAGAAAATGTGTTCCAGGAACAAACCAATGCGTTAAAAAGTACGGAATCTCAGAACGGGGACTTGCATCTTCATATCGATGAACATGTGCCTGTAGTTATTGGATTAATGCCTCAGGACTACATTCAGTATACTGTGCCTTTAGATGAGGGAATGTATCCTTTGGAAGGATCACGTAGTTACTGTCTGGATAGTTCCTCACCCATGGAAGTTTCGACTGTTTCTCCTCAAGTGGGGGGAAATGCTTTCCATGAAGATGAGAGCCAAGTGGATCAGGATGTAGTCGTTGCACCGGATATCTTTGTGGACCAGACGGTGAATGGTTTGTTGATTGGTACCACAGGAGTCATGTTGCAAAGCCCAAGAGTTAATCATAGTGATGTCCCTCCACTCTCACCTTTGCTACCTCCAATGCAGAATAATCAAATCCAAAGGAACTTCAATGGATTAAATGGCACAGATGCCCATGTGGCTGAAAGTATGCGCTGCCATTTGAATTTTGATCCTAACACTGCCCCAGGAGTTGGAAGAGTTTATGACTCTGTACAGAACAGCGGTCCTATGGTTGTGACAAGCCtcacagaagaactgaaaaaactTGCAAAACAAGGATGGTACTGGGGCCCCATTACACGCtgggaggcagagggaaaatTAGCTAATGTGCCTGATGGCTCGTTTCTCGTTCGAGATAGTTCTGATGATCGTTATCTTTTAAGTTTGAGTTTTCGTTCCCATGGAAAAACTCTTCACACTAGAATTGAACACTCAAATGGTAGGTTTAGTTTTTATGAACAGCCAGATGTGGAGGGACATACGTCTATAGTTGACTTAATTGAACATTCAATCAGGGACTCTGAAAATGGAGCTTTCTGCTATTCGAGATCCCGGCTGCCTGGATCTGCAACTTACCCAGTGAGACTGACAAATCCAGTATCCCGGTTTATGCAGGTGCGCTCTTTACAGTACCTGTGTCGTTTTGTAATACGTCAGTACACCAGAATAGACCTGATTCAAAAACTGCCTTTGCCAAACAAAATGAAGGATTATTTACAGGAAAAGCACTACTGA